The region gagaaaaataataagccTGGAAAGCACACATTAAAGGACCAGCAATGCTTCAAACAGAAAGTCATAAAGATTAGATAGGCGTCTTCAGGATTCGTGTAGGCCTGTGTAGTTAATTCTCGTTTTCCTTAATCGCAGATCAGCGGTTTTCAGAACccgtcaggggacttccctggtggcccacctTCCAGGGCACGGGTCGCTGGTTCCCTCCCTGGGCGCAGTCTGAGACCCCACAGGTGCTGGGCCGCTGAGCCCACACCCTGCGGCTCGAGAGCCTCGCGTGGCATCTGCTGAGGCCTGCTCACCCGGAGCCCGGGGTCTGCAGCAGGAGACGCCCCTGGGATGGGCAGCCTGCACGCTGTGGCGGAGACCCCGCCAGCTGCGGCTGAAGACccggcgcagccaaaaataaatctaaaaaataaaaagggaccCATCAGTTTTCCCACTAGAGTTTAGACAGGCTCGCTTAAGTTCAGTGGTGTGGCCTTAGTTACCAGATACCTGTATTCTAGAGGCTTTATCAGAGTCCATTCCATGaactttttaaagatgaaaggtttTTGTCTGCATTTGATTATAATAGCTTTCAGGAAAGATCAGTAAAACAGTAACCATCTGTAAAAGGctaaagactgaaaaataatcGTGGTCAAAGATCTGATGAGTTTATTGTAAAAATTATGCAGTTatggaaatttgtttttttctgttgcaTGTAACAATTTCAGATGAAAATTGGAATTATGACTGACATATAGTCGTTGTGAGGACGTTGAAAAATTTCTAGGCATTTTATATAACTTTGGAAGCTTACATATAagtaatgtcagttcagttcagtcactcagtcatgtctgactctttccgactctttgcaaccccatggactgcagcacgccaggcttccctgtccgtcaccaactcccagagtttactcaaactcatgtccatcaagtcagtgatgctatccaaccatctcatcctctgccgtcccctactcctcctgcccgcaatacctcccagcatcagggtcttttccaaggactcagctctttgcatcgggtggccaaagtattggagtttcagcttcagcatcagtccttccaatgaatattcaggactgatttcctttaggatggactggttggatctccttgaggtccaagggactctcaagagtcttctccaacaccacagttcaaaagcatcaattcttcggtgctcaacctgggaagcccaatagaagCGAAATCTTTACATGGATATCTCCTCTAATGTGACTCTAAACCAATGAGCTTAAAACCCACCAGCCTTTTCTGCCTTCACCACCCCCAGAGATAGCACGAAAGATGCAGGCCTCCCCGAGATCGAGGGCTTCTCCCAGGTCAGCCCAGGACAGCAGAGACCGCCGGGTGACGGGGTCAGATGCAGCCCTGCCTGCCCTGAATCTGTGCTGCTGGACGGGCCACGCTGGAGGCTTCCCAGCTCAAGCAAGAGTGTGGGGACAACCGGCACAGGCCGTGTGGCTCCAGGTGACCCGTGTCACGCAGAGACAGGATAGCATGAGCGTTCCGGGCTGGCGTGCATCGACAGATGGCCGGCGGGCTCCCGACACCCACCCCAGGGAGAGTCGTGTTCACAGACCAGCACTGACTCCTGTCTTCCTCCCCCTAGGCTGTGCCTGGATGGGAAGAGCCAGGGAACAGCTCTGCCTTCCCCTCCCGAGGGGCCCCCATGGAGACCCCGCCGCTCCAGGCAGCTCCCAGAGCCCCTCTGCAGGCTTCCCTGCGGTCACGGTCCTTCTGTGTGCTCCAGAAACCCCCGGGGAGGCCAGGTCTGACCTCTGCACTCTTGGGGTTTGGCTAGAATTCAAGATGAGCTGAGAACATTCCAGAACACAGAGCCCAAAGATTCAGGAGGCCTGGGTCCCGCTCACACTCCGTCCGTCCCGGCCTCCCTCTGGCTCGGAGGAGCGCTGAGCTGCGGTGCTGGGGCCCTCAGAGTGGAGGGTGCTCGGCCCAGCCCCCAGCATCCCTCCTGGGGAGAAGACGGCGCATCGCAGCCCTGGGCAAGAAGGACCTCCCCAGAGCTGCGCGTCCAGGCCCTGCCATGGCGGCCTCgggtgtgtgcggggctgccaggtgggaggagaggactCCTGGCTGAGCGCTGAGGTCCTCACCGCAGGCGCtggttcctcctcctcccctcgctGAGGGTACGGGCTGCTCTGGGGACTCCCGCCTACACCGCCCGGGGACCACGGACGGTAGCTCTTCCTGAACCCAACGGAGCCTCAGCCGGAGAAGGGCTCTGGAGCCGGAACCGGGGCAGGGGTCAGCTGCTGTTCATGCCGTTTACCCTTATTTCATTTTGAACCTTCCAGCTGGCTTTCACAGCAGCAGTGTTAAAGGCAATCTGGAAAATGCAGCAAGTCAAGGGGGAAAATCTCCATCCTGAGACGGCGCCCTTTCTGCGCTTCTTCCTGCCCCTCCCGCGTGGCAGCCCCCGCGCCCTCCACTGCCTCCTGCTCTTGGGGCAGGCCTGGTGCTCAGCAGGCGGGCCCTTCTGGCCCCATGGCGCGCAGGGCCGCTCACCAGGCAGGGCCGAGGATGCTGAGGCCAAGAGCAGCCCAGCAGCGCCCTCTGGGTCCACGGACCTCAGTGCCCAGAGGCCTCCTTCAGTCCCCAGGCCCCCAGTGGGCAGCTGGGGGATCTCTGGTCCCAGAGTCTCACTGCACCCGGACGATCAGGCCGAGCGGCGGGTCTGGGGGTGTGAGCCCCACCCGATGATGGAGCTGCCGCCTGGCTGCACCCGCAGCTGTTGGGTGTGGTGTCCACCGAGTGGTGGCATGGCGTGGCTGGCCTGCGTGATCAGGACTTGGCTGGCAGCGAGAGCAGGGTCTGATGTTATTCTAGGATGTGGTGTTCTGCATCCGTCCGACAAGGAGCTGGGGCCTGGCCTCTAAGCAGTGTCAGGGTTTCACTTGTGTTTCTGGCTCACGTCTGCACCGCAGGCCCAGACTCGTGCCCTGGTTGGCAGCCTGCGAAGGCAGTGCCAGTCCCCCGGGGCTCCCAGCTCCAGGCCGAGGGTGGGACAGGCTGGTGTTTCACACTTGAAAGGGCCCGGGGGCCTTCCCCGCAGCTGGGGTGGGGCAGCTCTTTCGGCTGCCCGGGAGAATCCCCAGGAGCCTGGACACCAGCCCCAGGGGTGGGGCTCTGGTGTTCAGAGCTCCCGGGGGCTCGGCCAGGCTGATGGTCATGGAATGGGCCTTTGTCCACTGAAGCTCTGGGGTCCCTCTCCCATGACCTCGGCCAGGATCCCCCGTTAGCAGCCCACCTGCCCCTCTGGTGATCTGGCTTCCAGTTGGCGTGGCTGCACTCTATCCAACATAGTCATGGAACCACACAGGGCTGGGTCCTTGCCTGCTGCCTGTCAGTCTGCGTTCCTGGGTGACATTCTCAGGCTGGGCCAAGAACACGGAGACCCGGAGAGGAAAGCACTTGAGGCTAGGCCCGCGCTGTCCCCAGGCAGGTCCAGGTGGGCATCACCACGCCAGGGCAGCCTCCGGGGACAGCACCCCAGCCCTCCCAAGGGGTCACTTTGCTGAAATGAGAGGAAAGATTCAGAAAGACTCATTGTCCTCAGATGGGTGTTCTCCTGGGTAGGGGGGACCCTTAGGAGCCTTGGGGTGTGGCCGCCTGCCCCAGCTTCTCTCCCGGCCTGGGTTCCAGCAGGGCCCGGAAGGCTCGGTGACAGGCTGTCTGTCACGGCCCTGGCCCTTGGAAGGCAGTGTTTCGTGGCAGAGTGGACGGCGCTGTCTGGTAACCCGCCCCCGTCTGGGTCCCTCAGGGTGCCTGGAGCACTGGGTGGCTGCGTTGACTTCCAGTGGCTGCTACAACAAGTGAGCACACGCTGAGTGGCTTAAGACAGCGCACATTTATTCTTGCGTTGCTGAGGGCCAGAGTCCCAGTCTCAGTTTATCTGGGCTGAAATCAAGGGCTCtgcagggctgtgctccctcgGAGACTGGAGGGGCGAGTCTGCCTCTTGCCCCCGCCCCCGCGTCCTGAGCTGCAGCCCCTCCAGGCATCATGTTCCCTTCTGCGTGGACTGGACCGTGTCCCCAGATCCACGTGCTGCAGCCCGGCCCCCAGGGCGAGGGGCTTTGTGACGGGCTGGGTGCTCAGCTGCGGTTTGAGGAGACGCGTCCCGCCAGAGACAGAGTCCGGCGGCTCCCGTCGCGCCTGCCGAGCTGCTGGGCCGGCGGCGGGGCTGACGCGCCCTCCGCCCCCAGGTGTGCATCGTGCAGAAACGGGACACGCAGAAGATGTACGCCATGAAGTACATGAGCAAGCAGCAGTGCATCGAGCGGGACGAGGTCCGCAACGTGTTCCGGGAGCTGGAGATCCTGCAGGAGATAGAGCACGTCTTCCTGGTGAACCTCTGGTGAGCGGCCGGGGGGCCTCTCCTGCCCCAGGCgcccgcccccaccctgccccctcacAGCGCCCCCGGGGCCAGCAGCCGTCAGGTGTCCCCatgcgcacgcacgcacgcacgcacggaccaccaccatcaccatcaccataatcaccgtcatcaccatcaccatcaccaccatcaccaccatcaccacaatcaccatcaccatcaccatcaccgtcaccatcaccataatcaccatcaccaccatcaccaccatcaccacaatcaccatcaccgtcaccatcaccatcaccaccatcaccaccatcatcactgtcaccacaatcaccatcaccatcaccaccatcaccgtcaccatcaccacaatcaccaTCACCGTCACCATAATCATCGCCATCATCACCGTCACCGTCACCACCGTCATCACCGTCACCGTCACTGGGAGTGTCCAGTGGGCACAGCCCTGGGTCCAGGGCCCTGGTGCGGGGGGCTGGTCAGGTGTGGCAGGGGCCGTGACCCCGGTCGCCCAGCCGAGCGAGTGCGCGGCGCCCCGTGCCCTCAGGTACTCCTTCCAGGACGAGGAGGACATGTTCATGGTGGTGGACCTGCTGCTGGGCGGGGATCTGCGCTACCACCTGCAGCAGAACGTGCAGTTCTCGGAGGACGCGGTGAGGCTGTACGTCTGTGAGATGGCGCTGGCCCTCGACTACCTGCGCGGCCAGCACATCATCCACAGGTGCGCGGGCGCTGCGGGGCGGCCGTCCTCACGGGACCCCGGGCGCCTCGTGCTCCGCCCCGCCCTTGCCGCACGCCTGCCCCAGGCGTGGCGCCTGGGCGCACAGGCGCCGGCTCCCAGCCAGCCCGCCCCTCAGCTGCACAGATGAGGCCCCCACGGGGCGGGCCATGTCTGAGCAGGTGAGGCCGGCACGGGGGGCGGTGCCTTCACCGGTGAGAGGCTGCCTTCACCTGCTCTGATAAGTGGGGGATTCCCGCCCCTGCCCCGCCGGTGCCCTATGCCCATCTGCCGTGTCCCGGGCACATTCAAATTAGTTTTAGTATCTGAAGGCTGACGAGGAAGGTAAGGCTGCGTCCGCAGGACAAAACACAAAATCCCACGTGGTACAAAGCGCAGCAGCCGTGATTTCTGCAGCTCTTCCTGGGGACGCCGATCTGGTCGTGGTTCGGGCACGGATGCTTCCTGACCGAGTGCCAGGAGGTCGGGCACGGATGCTTCCTGACCGAGTGCCAGGAGGTCAGGAGGCCAGGCTTGGCCGCAGGCAGACTCGGGGCTCTGAGAGGCCCTCGCCGGCGGTCCAGGCGAGGGGGCTCTGCTTCTGTGTTCTGGGCTCCGGCACCCTCCCCGACCAGTGCTGGGTGCTCTCCCACGGTGGCCCAggcagaggaggggctgggctCCTGGGGTCCCGCTTGTGGGAACCCCATGCCCTGCTGGGATTTCTGGCCTCACCTCCCCGCTCCCTGCTCCTTCCACAGAGATGTGAAGCCTGACAACATTCTCCTGGATGAGCGAGGTGAGCCGTGGCCGTGAGCGGCCAAAGCCTCAGCTGGGGAGCGGGGGGGTGCCCCACCCACAGGACACGTTCCCCCCAGACAGTCGCGCTGTCTTCTTTCCTCACAGGACACGCGCACCTGACCGACTTCAACATCGCCACCATCATAAAGGACGGCGAGAGGGCGACCGCGCTGGCCGGGACCAAGCCGTACATGGGTGAGCTCGCCCTGCCCGGCCCGCACACCcccgccagcctgctggctggcCTCCCACCCCAACCTGTGGCTGGGGGGATCGGGTCCCTTCCCTAAAGCTGCAGCAGCAGGTGACGGGTCAGGCCGCTtgaccagtgcaggggactctaAGTGATGGACGTGCGCTGTGGGTTTGATCACGAGAGCACTCTGCCAGGGGCCTCCTAGGTGGTGCCaggggtgaagaacctgcctcctaatgcaggagacataagaaacgcgggttcgattcctgggtcaggaagattccctgggggaggtcatggcaacccactccattattcttgcctggagaatcccacagacagaggagcctggtgagctacattccacggggtcgcagagagtcagacatgactgaaatgacttagcacacatacccACCTCCCTCGTCAGGCTGCGGACCTGGAATTGAACCAAGCGGCCTGTGGAAAAGGACAGGTTGACCACTGAGGGCTGCTTCCCAGTCCAGCTCTGGCCACAGCCTGGTCTCTGGTCCAGCCCTGGACCTGTGGTCATGGGGGCTGGGGTCACCAGGAGCTGGGGTTATAAGGCCTCCAGTCACCGGGGGCTGGGGTCATGGGCCCTGCGGTCACTGGGACTGTGGTCACGGACCCTGCAGTCATGGGGCCTGTGGTCCTCGGGGGCTGGGGTCACAGGGGTCGGGGTCATGGGGACTGCCGTTTGGGGATGCTCAGCTGTTCTTGCTTTCCTGGAAAGCTCCGGAGATCTTCCAGTCTTTCGTCAATGGTGGGACTGGCTACTCCTTCGAGGTGGACTGGTGGTCGGTGGGGGTGATGGCCTACGAGCTGCTGAGAGGATGGGTACGGAGCTCCTGTGACCCGAGGGCCAGGCCCCCAGAACCCCCAGGGTGGCCCAGAGAGCTGAGGCTGCCCCTACCCCTGGGGCTCAGGGATGTCCATGCTCCCCATTAGTGAGGTGGCACACTGGAGGGTGCTGGGTGGGCAGAGGACCGTCCCGCAGggctgcaccccacccccaagctTCCCTTGAGGGTCCTAGGTGGTGGgtccccctgccctccctgcaGTGGCCACGTCTCAGCGAGTCCTGGAGCCCAGGAGGCTGGAGCCTCATCAGCCCCCAGCTGCCCTTCCCATCCCCTCATGGGGGCCCCCGAGGCACGGCACCCTCAGACGGCCGGCCCTTCTGCCTGCTGCAGCTGGTCCCCTGGGGCCAAGCCCTCTGCTAGGGGGAGGTACAGGGGCCCTGCGCTTCCTCCCTGGCTGAGGTGCAGGCTTCCCGGGCTCTTCTCTGGGGCCACCCTGGGATGAGGTTGGGGTAGGGTGGGGTGCCCTCGAGTTACGGGGGAGGTGCCTGCTGCAGCCCTGCTTCCCCTGCCCAGAGGCCCTACGACATCCACTCGAGCAGCGCTGCGGAGTCGCTGGTGCAGCTCTTCAGCACCGTGAGTGTCCAGTACGTGCCCGCCTGGTCCAAGGAGACGGTGGCCCTGCTGCGCAAGGTGAGCGCCTGCCCCGCCCAGGGCGCGGCCGGCCGGACATGGGGCGGGGGCCCCCTGGCGAGGCTGGCTGGACACGGGGGGCTGCTTCCTACATCCTGGGCCGCGTGTCTGTCTCTGCCCCAGTTTCCCGCCTGGCCTGGCCCCAGGCTCCTCATCTTGTAGCGGCTCGGCCTGTGTGAGTGCTGGAGCGGCTCTCAGTCCTTATTACCTAATCGAAGCCTCGCGCTGCTTCCGTCACTGATGCCCCAGCTCGGGGCAGGTCACCCCAGCGTGTGTCGGGGAGGCGGTCGGGGCCTGGTCCTGCTCAGGCCCGGCTCGTCCTGTCGGAGTTGGGCGGCCACTGTCCACTGCCAATGGCCTGGCCAGCCCCCTCACCAGAAGCAAGCAGAGAAGACCCCAGACCCCCCTGCCTGTCCCGGGCCACGAGCACATGTCTGCAgcagtcccagggactcagcCTGTAGAGACTTGAGGCGGTGGTGTTGCCGCTGGTGTTTGGCTCCCGGGGTCCAGGGCTGGGCCGGGGTCAGCCCCTGGCCGGCCAGCCAGCCAGCTCCCTCCTCAGAGTGGTGTGCCTCAGACACACTGTGCCCCGAGGCCTCAGGACAAGCAAGGAGGGGCGTGCTGGACACGCGTGGCCCAGGGGGCAGGTCCTGGCCGGTGCCCAGAGACCCTGGCCCTGGTAGTGTGGCCAAGCACCTGGAGGCCTCCCGCCCCCGAGAGGGGCTCTTAAGCAGCCTTCACCGCATGCTGCTGTGTCCACACTGGCCCAGGTGGCTCCAGGGGCACAGTGGCCCCCAGAGgcccaggtgggggtggggaggatccaCACGCCACGCTGGGGAAGCCTCGGCCAGGGTCTCTGGTACTCGCCCTGGAAGGGGTGGCTGTGATGGTAGCCAGTCCTGCAGGGCCGCGCTGGGCCCGTGAGCATTAGTCCCGTCCTGTTGCGACGCTGAGCCAAGTTACCGAGAGCAGTGAGCTGGGCTGCAGCCGCCGCCTGCTGGTGGGTCTGGGGAGACAAGACCTGTGCCGGGGCCGCTGACCAGGGCCTTGTTCCAGCTGCTCACCGTGAACCCCAAGCACCGAGTGTCCAGCCTGCAGGACATGCGGGCGGCCCCTGCTCTGGCCGGCGTGCTGTGGGCTGAGCTGAGCGAGAAGAAGGTGGAGCCTGGCTTTGTGCCCAACGTAAGCCCGTGGGCCTGGGGTGGCCAGGGTGGGCGAGGGCAGCCAGGCACCAGCTCAGCGCCATCTTCCACAGAAAGGCCGCCTGCACTGCGACCCCACCTTCGAGCTGGAGGAGATGATCCTGGAGTCGCGGCCGCTGCACAAGAAGAAGAAGCGTCTGGCCAAGAGCAGGTCCCGGGACAGCAGCAGGGACAGCTGCCCATCGGTGAGTGCGGCCCGGCACCCGGCCGCCTCTGCTCTGGCCCCTCACCCCTTCCTCTGTGGTGGGGGACAGAGGCCCCTGCCTGCCCAACTCTGGAGGGTCACATGGTGCCAGGCTCTGCTTCCATGGTCTCGGGgtcatttccctgcgtgtgtgTGCACTCGTGTGTGTGCACtcgtgtgtatgtctgtgtgcctgtgtttgAGTGCacctgtgtgtttgcatgtgtgcacgcccgtgtatatatgtgcatgtgtgcacgagTGCGTGAGTACACTCATGTGTTTGTATGCAtccgtgcatgtgtgtgtccatgtgtgcccGTGTCTGTGCATGTCtgtgtatgcacgtgtgtgtgtgcgtgtgtgcatatgTGAGTGTActtgtgtgtgttcgtgtgtgtgaACGCATGTGTTTGTGTGGGGGGGAGTACACTCGTGCATGTTtgtatgtgcacgtgtgtgtgtacatctgtGTGGGCATGTCTGCActtctgtatgtgtgtgagtgcaggcatgtgtgcacgcacgtgtgtgtgtgtgagtgcatttgtgtgtgtgtgtgtgtacacgtgtacATTTGTCTGCCTCTTCTCATGAGGACACTGCTCACACTGGGTGGGACCCCGAGTCCAGGATGACCATCCCATTCACTTGACTGTGGCATCTGGAGACATCGTTTCACATTCCTAGGAATGGGGTCAGTACCCCACCCCAGGGACGCGGTGTAAGGTGTTGCAGCCACCACGGTCCTGCCCTTGGAAGTAGGGGTTCCCTCGGGGAGCAGGGGGTCCAGCGTGGGCCTGTCCCCTGGATCCAGCTGGTGTTCACAAGACAACTAGGGCTGCAGGAGTGGACGGTGGGGTCACAGCGGCAACACTAAACCCGCCACCGTCCCTCTGCCCCTAGGCTCAGCGGAGCCTGTGAGGACACCCTGGGGAGCGGCTCTCACACCTGGGGGGCCCTGTGCAGCCCCATGCCCGGGTCCTGGG is a window of Capra hircus breed San Clemente chromosome 26, ASM170441v1, whole genome shotgun sequence DNA encoding:
- the STK32C gene encoding serine/threonine-protein kinase 32C; amino-acid sequence: MRSGAERRGSSAAASPGSPPLGRGRLAGPDAPPAPPPPAAGQPRARDSSDARAQPRPLFQWSKWKKRMGSSMSAAAARRPVFDDKEDVNLDHFQILRAIGKGSFGKVCIVQKRDTQKMYAMKYMSKQQCIERDEVRNVFRELEILQEIEHVFLVNLWYSFQDEEDMFMVVDLLLGGDLRYHLQQNVQFSEDAVRLYVCEMALALDYLRGQHIIHRDVKPDNILLDERGHAHLTDFNIATIIKDGERATALAGTKPYMAPEIFQSFVNGGTGYSFEVDWWSVGVMAYELLRGWRPYDIHSSSAAESLVQLFSTVSVQYVPAWSKETVALLRKLLTVNPKHRVSSLQDMRAAPALAGVLWAELSEKKVEPGFVPNKGRLHCDPTFELEEMILESRPLHKKKKRLAKSRSRDSSRDSCPSENDYLQDCLDAIQQDFVVFNREKLKRSQDPTPEPRDAAEALADSEGVRPALPACSAICPSAGSS